From a single Drosophila sulfurigaster albostrigata strain 15112-1811.04 chromosome 3, ASM2355843v2, whole genome shotgun sequence genomic region:
- the LOC133842622 gene encoding sodium-coupled monocarboxylate transporter 1, which yields MCANTILKLLTLCALAHFISAHTVKEQPISTEQKYLIVRGERPKESAGSQEHVEFNDAATLLLTSFKTQTISASNAIEECSQPAHKATFSGIDYVILLGMLVVSLGIGIFYGFFETGGSSSEDFLLGSGMSLLPVTLSLTTSFITAIELLGNPSEMYFQGTQFVLIVIPMVLVIPVAVKIFYPIYFKMELTSCYEYLGIRFGKEIRILGAVLYVIQMCFYTAVAVLAPAIALSKATGLNTKIAVILIYVVCVFYSSMGGIKACVIADSFQAAVLAVSLVLIVGLGSFYSGNPIEVFQTAAEYDRLEFFNFDPDPTTRHTVWSVVIGGFFYWTSLFCTNQASVQKCMSLKSLKLAKIALGFAIIGLIIVFLLNFYTGLMVFTHYAECDPLIVGRITASDQLLPYYVINTYEGVYTIAGIFVAGIFAASLGTVASALNSLSAVTCEDLLINGMNIKISPEKGATYAKWMSLGFGAVSFGLVFIVEHLGGVLQATLTLNGLIGGVTLGLFVLGIACKQANTKGAFYGGLLSLALVVFVGVVAQLGDVKTPTLPTSVESCNCHMNVTDIIGDLLSESLLVKTEGGFTSWPIFRISYMWFSMIGCLLTVFLGWLISLIIDALQRRSVLKITGKGIDNPAISDDIFQKETSVTFSTVVKPTETTSGEGHINLAIHLDDESQSK from the exons ATGTGTGCTAATaccattttaaaattgttaaccCTGTGTGCTCTGGCCCATTTTATAAGCGCCCACACTGTGAAGGAACAACCCATCTCCACCGAGCAAAAGTATCTGATTGTGCGAGGCGAGAGGCCGAAGGAATCTGCTGGCTCCCAGGAGCATGTGGAGTTCAATGATGCTGCCACCTTGCTGCTCACTTCATTCAAGACCCAAACGATATCTGCGAGCAATGCAATCGAGGAATGCAGTCAGCCAGCTCATAAGGCGACCTTCTCGGGCATCGACTACGTCATTTTGCTGGGCATGTTGGTCGTCTCCTTGGGCATTGGCATCTTTTATGGCTTCTTCGAAACTGGCGGCAGTTCATCCGAAGATTTCCTGCTTGGCTCTGGTATGAGTTTACTTCCAGTTACGCTAAGTTTAACAACGAGTTTCATCACCGCAATTGAGTTGCTTGGAAATCCCTCCGAGATGTATTTCCAGGGCACGCAGTTTGTGCTCATTGTGATTCCCATGGTGCTCGTTATTCCCGTGGCTGTGAAGATCTTTTATCCCATCTACTTTAAAATGGAGCTGACCAGCTGTTATGAGTATCTGGGTATTCGCTTTGGCAAGGAGATTCGCATTCTAGGCGCAGTACTTTATGTAATTCAA ATGTGCTTTTATACCGCTGTTGCTGTACTTGCTCCGGCTATTGCTTTATCCAAAGCCACGGGCTTGAATACCAAAATTGCTGTCATCTTAATATACGTCGTCTGTGTCTTCTACTCTTCCATGGGCGGCATCAAAGCTTGTGTAATTGCAGATTCTTTTCAG GCTGCTGTTTTGGCCGTCTCGTTGGTCTTGATCGTGGGTCTTGGCTCTTTTTATAGTGGCAATCCGATAGAAGTCTTTCAGACTGCAGCTGAATACGATCGCTTGGAGTTTTTCAA CTTTGATCCCGATCCAACCACTCGGCATACAGTTTGGTCTGTGGTCATTGGAGGCTTCTTCTACTGGACTTCGCTTTTCTGCACCAATCAGGCTTCCGTACAAAAATGCATGTCCCTGAAATCCCTGAAGCTGGCCAAGATTGCGTTGGGATTTGCCATAATTGGACTGATTATCGTCTTTCTGCTTAACTTTTACACCGGTCTGATGGTCTTCACTCACTATGCGGAATGCGATCCCTTGATTGTGGGTCGCATCACAGCCTCCGATCAACTTTTGCCTTACTATGTGATCAATACCTATGAAGGAGTTTACACCATCGCTGGCATCTTTGTGGCTGGCATCTTTGCAGCCAGTTTGGG AACTGTTGCCTCAGCCTTGAACTCATTGTCAGCGGTGACTTGCGAAGATTTGCTCATCAATGGCATGAACATCAAGATTTCACCTGAGAAAGGCGCCACCTATGCCAAATGGATGTCTTTGGGCTTTGGTGCTGTATcatttggtttggttttcattGTGGAACACTTGGGTGGTGTACTTCAGGCAACATTGACGCTCAACGGTCTGATTGGAGGCGTTACTTTGGGGCTTTTTGTTCTTGGCATAGCTTGCAAGCAGGCGAACACAAAGGGAGCATTCTATGGAGGACTTTTGTCGCTGGCCTTGGTCGTATTTGTGGGCGTGGTGGCGCAACTTGGCGATGTAAAGACACCAACGTTGCCAACGTCTGTGGAAAGTTGCAATTGTCATATGAATGTGACGGACATCATTGGCGATTTACTAAGCGAAAGTCTACTAGTGAAAACTGAGGGAGGATTCAC CTCTTGGCCGATTTTCCGAATCAGCTACATGTGGTTCAGCATGATCGGTTGCCTGTTAACCGTTTTCCTCGGCTGGCTGATATCACTTATCATCGATGCACTGCAGCGTCGAAGCGTGCTGAAGATAACCGGCAAAGGTATTGACAATCCTGCGATATCCGATGACATTTTCCAGAAGGAAACTTCCGTAACGTTCTCCACAGTAGTGAAGCCGACTGAGACGACAAGTGGAGAGGGTCACATTAATCTGGCCATTCACCTCGACGATGAAAGCCAATCAAAATAG
- the LOC133842623 gene encoding uncharacterized protein LOC133842623 produces the protein MKYRNNRGTILQIQFRTFLLEL, from the coding sequence AtgaaatacagaaataatCGTGGAACAATTCTACAAATACAATTCAGAACATTTTTACTTGAGCTGTGA
- the LOC133843751 gene encoding microfibrillar-associated protein 1 has product MSAPAAPTGIQCTAGAVPVRNEKGEISMQKVKVQRYISGKRPDYACADSSSDESDDDDFVDNRKRMERHKAERHKLELERRDSADEKALDQEDEAEVDDPRLRRLRARPADMEDLERERRERHRHIHEPEMVESASEDDDDEDANVQQQRIERATNKITLASESDTDSELSDTELEKRRSKLRARMLQQQREEEVLQKEDEKQSESSESDSTEYEEETESEEENEPRLKPLFVRKRDRATIQEKEREAQKQKQIEAEAKRAAKERRRATLRMVEESVKKDLEKVKPETNEASIDDVCTADENDEVEYEAWKLRELKRMKRDREERDNADREKVEIERMRNLTEEERRQELRSNPKLVTNKATKGKYKFLQKYYHRGAFYLDEENDVLKRDFAQATLEDHFDKTILPKVMQVKNFGRCGRTKYTHLVDQDTTKFDSPWYAETSNNMKFHNERAGGMRQQFDKPTASKRKKME; this is encoded by the exons ATGAGCGCACCAGCAGCTCCAACGGGCATCCAATGCACCGCGGGTGCAGTTCCCGTGCGCAATGAAAAGG GCGAGATTTCCATGCAAAAGGTGAAGGTGCAGCGTTATATATCTGGAAAGAGACCTGATTATGCATGCGCCGATTCCAGCTCAGATGAAAGTGACGACGATGACTTCGTGGACAATCGCAAACGCATGGAGCGACACAAGGCTGAACGCCATAAGCTTGAATTGGAGCGACGTGACAGCGCCGACGAGAAGGCCCTAGATCAAGAGGATGAGGCTGAGGTGGATGATCCACGTTTGCGACGCTTGCGTGCTCGCCCGGCTGATATGGAAGATTTGGAGCGCGAGCGACGTGAACGCCATCGACACATTCACGAACCGGAAATGGTGGAAAGCGCAAgcgaagatgatgatgatgaggacgCCAACGTGCAGCAACAGCGCATTGAGCGGGCAACCAATAAAATTACATTGGCATCTGAATCCGACACAGACTCCGAGTTGAGCGACACAGAATTGGAGAAGCGACGCTCCAAATTGAGAGCACgcatgttgcaacaacaacgggaaGAAGAAGTCCTTCAAAAAGAGGATGAAAAGCAATCGGAATCATCAGAGTCCGACAGCACCGAGTACGAAGAGGAGACGGAAAGTGAGGAGGAAAACGAGCCACGATTGAAACCATTGTTTGTGCGCAAACGCGATCGTGCCACCATCCAAGAAAAGGAGCGTGAagcccaaaagcaaaagcaaattgaagCGGAGGCCAAGCGAGCGGCCAAAGAACGAAGACGCGCCACACTGCGCATGGTGGAGGAAAGCGTGAAGAAGGATCTGGAAAAGGTGAAGCCAGAGACAAATGAAGCATCCATTGATGATGTGTGCACAGCCGATGAGAATGACGAGGTCGAGTACGAAGCGTGGAAACTGCGCGAGCTCAAGCGCATGAAGCGTGATCGCGAGGAGCGAGACAA CGCGGATCGTGAAAAGGTAGAGATCGAACGTATGCGCAATCTCACCGAGGAGGAGCGACGCCAGGAGCTGCGTTCAAACCCCAAGCTGGTGACGAACAAGGCGACCAAAGGCAAATACAAATTCCTGCAAAAGTACTATCATCGTGGTGCCTTCTACTTGGACGAGGAGAACGATGTGCTGAAGCGAGACTTTGCTCAAGCCACGCTCGAAGATCACTTCGACAAAACCATTCTGCCCAAGGTGATGCAAGTGAAGAACTTTGGTCGCTGTGGTCGCACCAAATACACGCATTTGGTAGATCAAGATACAACCAAATTCGATTCACCTTGGTATGCCGAAACCTCCAATAACATGAAATTTCATAATGAACGAGCTGGCGGCATGAGGCAGCAATTTGATAAGCCAACAGCTTCCAAACGGAAAAAGATGGAATAG